Sequence from the Sphingomonas sp. SORGH_AS_0950 genome:
CGGTGCCCGCCATGCCTTCGATCGCCTCGTCATAGGCCAGCGCGCCGTTGATCGCGGCGGGTGCTTCGGCCAGATGGCGGACGATCTGCCGTTCCTCGTCGGCGGACAGACGCCCCTTGGCCTTGGCGAGATTGGCGGCGAGTGCGGCCAGCACGCTCAGCTGGCAGGTAAAGGCCTTGGTCGAGGCGACGCCGATCTCCGGCCCGGCATGGGTCGGGAGCAGCAGGTCGGCCTCGCGCGCCATCGAGCTGGTCGGCACGTTGACGACGGCGGCGATCGTCTGCCCCTCGGCCTTGGCGTGGCGGAGCGCGGCGAGCGTGTCGGCGGTTTCACCCGACTGGCTGATGACGATCATCAGCCCGCCCGGCTCCATCACCGGCGCACGGTAGCGGAATTCGGAGGCGACATCGAGGTCGACCGGCACGCGCGCGAACTGCTCGAACCAGTATTTCGCGACCATGCCCGCATAGAAGCTGGTGCCGCATGCGACGATGGTGACGCGCTTGATCCCTGACAGGTCGAATTCGGGAATGGGAAGCGCGATCTTGCCCTCAAGCCGTTGAAGATACGAACGAAGCGTCTGGGCGACGACGATCGGCTGCTCGTAAATCTCCTTCTGCATGAAGTGGCGGTGATTGCCCTTGTCGATCAGCGCGCCGGTCACGCCCGAGATCGTGACGGGCCGCTCGACCGGATTGTTGTCGCGGTCATAGACCTGCGCGCCCTCGCGGGTGCAGACGACCCAATCGCCTTCGTCGAGATAGGCGATGCGCTGGGTGAGCGGGGCCAGCGCCAGCGCGTCCGATCCCAGATAGGTTTCGTCATCGCCATATCCCACGACCAGCGGCGAGCCCAGTCGCGCGCCGATCAGCAGATCGGGCTGGTCGCGAAACAGGATGGCGAGCGCGAAGGCACCGTGCAGGCGCGGCAGCACCTCGCGGACCGCCGCAACCGGATCGAGCCCCTGTTCGACCTTCTCGCTGACCAGATGGGCGACGACCTCGGTGTCGGTCTCGCTGGTGAAGACGTGGCCACGACCGATCAGTTCGTCGCGCAACGCCTTGAAATTCTCGATGATTCCATTGTGGACGACCGCGACATGATCGGTCGCATGGGGGTGTGCGTTGTTGGTGGTGGGGCCGCCATGCGTC
This genomic interval carries:
- the glmS gene encoding glutamine--fructose-6-phosphate transaminase (isomerizing) — protein: MCGIVGILGGDDVAERLLDGLRRLEYRGYDSAGIATIDQGSIERRRASGKLVNLARELAAHPLPGTIGIAHTRWATHGGPTTNNAHPHATDHVAVVHNGIIENFKALRDELIGRGHVFTSETDTEVVAHLVSEKVEQGLDPVAAVREVLPRLHGAFALAILFRDQPDLLIGARLGSPLVVGYGDDETYLGSDALALAPLTQRIAYLDEGDWVVCTREGAQVYDRDNNPVERPVTISGVTGALIDKGNHRHFMQKEIYEQPIVVAQTLRSYLQRLEGKIALPIPEFDLSGIKRVTIVACGTSFYAGMVAKYWFEQFARVPVDLDVASEFRYRAPVMEPGGLMIVISQSGETADTLAALRHAKAEGQTIAAVVNVPTSSMAREADLLLPTHAGPEIGVASTKAFTCQLSVLAALAANLAKAKGRLSADEERQIVRHLAEAPAAINGALAYDEAIEGMAGTVAGARDVLYLGRGTDYPLALEGALKLKEISYIHAEGYAAGEMKHGPIALIDEHVPVIVIAPSGPLFEKTVSNMQEVQARGGKVVLISDYDGIEAAGEGCIATITMPKVHPLIAPIVYAVPVQLLAYHVAVAKGTDVDQPRNLAKSVTVE